From a single Oncorhynchus tshawytscha isolate Ot180627B linkage group LG33, Otsh_v2.0, whole genome shotgun sequence genomic region:
- the LOC112247344 gene encoding transcription termination factor 1 isoform X2, translating into MASVHSAADVLDLAVPNDNRTHDAGTNGETEGAHSTMVETGTQHNKPCLKKETLVVDDWQALNDLKDFIPNVESKSVDEIHKRIKYDLDRFKEFRRQGLSLRSGRFNAQENERLKSNVYDFLSLTGIQSGSRLFHPQRFKEEEANIKKLKCQHRFHERIGEGIPRPWHQIYIRGRKMFDGSNYKGRFTEEELHTLKKLQTLHGNKWAKISALTGRSESALEKRFAQMSANKGVWTEEELKRLMEAVRKHLVGQAEPGSGPATVRKDQLYNNIPWTDVCQTVETRHWSQCRIKWLGVLKHKMSYGQPVFSGHTKSLQGKVDLIKALNAMQVEDVADINWEEIAHTIGDY; encoded by the exons ATGGCCAGTGTCCACTCTGCAGCAGATGTTTTGGATTTAGCTGTTCCAAATGACAACAGGACTCATGATGCTGGAACAAACGGTGAGACAGAGGGCGCCCATTCAACCATGGTTGAGACAGGGACCCAACACAACAAACCCTGCCTAAAGAAAGAAACTCTCGT TGTGGACGACTGGCAGGCTCTGAATGATCTCAAAGACTTCATTCCCAATGTTGAGTCAAAGTCTGTTGACGAGATCCATAAGAGGATAAAGTATGATCTTGATCGATTCAAGGAATTCCGAAGACAAG GCCTTTCCCTGCGAAGTGGAAGATTCAATGCGCAGGAGAACGAACGACTCAAGAGTAACGTCTACGACTTCCTGTCTCTCACTGGGATTCAGAGTGGCTCTAGGCTCTTCCATCCACAGCGCTTCAAAGAGGAAGAAGCAAATATCAAGAAATTGAAGTGTCAGCACAGATTCCATGAAAGAATAG GTGAAGGAATACCGAGGCCTTGGCATCAAATCTATATACGTGGGAGGAAAATGTTTGATGGCAGCAACTACAAGGGCAG GTTCACCGAAGAAGAGCTTCACACTTTGAAAAAACTACAGACGTTGCACGGCAACAAGTGGGCGAAGATCTCGGCGTTGACTGGCCGAAGCGAATCGGCCCTAGAGAAACGTTTTGCTCAAATGT CCGCAAACAAAGGCGTGTGGACCGAGGAAGAACTGAAAAGACTCATGGAAGCTGTGCGGAAGCACCTGGTGGGACAGGCAGAGCCTGGCAGTGGACCGGCCACCGTCAGGAAAGACCAGCTGTACAACAACATCCCCTGGACAGATGTGTGCCAGACGGTTGAAACGCGCCACTGGTCCCAGTGTCGAATAAAATG GTTGGGTGTTTTGAAGCACAAAATGTCATATGGACAACCAGTATTCAGTGGACACACGAAATCATTACAGGGCAAAGTGGATTTGATCAAAGC CTTGAATGCAATGCAGGTGGAAGATGTTGCAGATATCAACTGGGAAGAAATTGCTCACACAATTGG